One window from the genome of Nicotiana sylvestris chromosome 9, ASM39365v2, whole genome shotgun sequence encodes:
- the LOC104243315 gene encoding uncharacterized protein has protein sequence MKEVPWFVDLTNYLVSGVIPVEFSSNQRKKLKRDCQDYYWDEPYLFRICMDRVIRRCVPEEDEVEIIGACHSSPYGGNHGGERTTAKVLSCGFYWPTLYNDASDLVKHCD, from the coding sequence ATGAAAGAGGTGCCATGGTTCGTGGATCTAACCAATTATCTTGTGAGTGGTGTTATTCCagttgagttctcttcaaaccaaagaaaGAAGCTTAAACGGGATTGTCAAGATTACTATTGGGATGAACCGTACCTTTTTCGGATTTGTATGGATAGagtgattagaagatgtgtaccAGAGGAGGATGAAGTTGAAATTAttggggcttgtcattcttcgcCTTATGGTGGTAACCATGGTGGAGAAAGAACAACGGCCAAAGTGTtaagttgtggtttctattggcccactctCTACAATGATGCAAGTGATCTTGTCAAGCATTGTGATTAA